In a single window of the Niabella ginsenosidivorans genome:
- a CDS encoding glycoside hydrolase family 95 protein — protein sequence MELKNKLFVLLLLLCSAANAQPQQDPAGSAILMPDYRALISRADLVYSQPASRSEAGQPVGNGRMGSLVWTTPSQIKMQINRVDVFGSNSNSDNFYERNTDYCGGTGYVDLDFEDDVFIKDHFKQQLSCYDALSTVSGRSVAAKVLAWNEQDVMAVQVKDERTANRALLVNLRMLRMPVTLRGNHSALSALKIIGKHIVLTQTFKENDYYCSSAVVVGASDEAATAEIMNDAALRLRINSAGMGSTVYIASAASFDSTEDVTAKAIRQLEAAQQKGFEALYQSNARWWAGFWKQSFVHMTSRDGVADEIEKNYTYFLYVMASSSRGNFPVKFNGMLWATGGDARQWGGAFWGANQSCYYEALFPANHLELMEPMFNMYTHALPTFERAARQQWGSKGAYIPETVGFDGVPALPEPIAAEMRDLYLLKKPWALRSAAFMNYAFTKQPFLARWNWKHTGEWKNGRWEYVERGDGPFGPVNHIFSRGAKIAYQYWQQYEYTKNLEWLRSRAYPLLKGVAEFYRNFPNVKKGTDGLYSISHVNDNESIWDAENPVEEIAAMKGLFPVVIKAAELLNTDAAMRPVWKEFLEHLSPLPSSKDDPNRQQEPEVWVGARKSVSPVRGYAQRLPDGNTMPVWFFDLCNKGGDPQLVRIANNTFNAYFKEHSPANTIPHILSKIPAAAAVLGRADAIKYLLPNMLKGNERIHVMENRMDLSEGFYTTNIQRIGRVADALQQSLCQSAPPGPGKDPVIDVFAAWPEEWDAQFTLLCRGNFLTTAAIKDRKVAFVELLSKSGGICKVRNPWPGTRLDIYKNGKRWLRSKAAQLSLNTQEEDRIVLVPKGALPSRLPSNLF from the coding sequence ATGGAGCTGAAAAATAAATTATTTGTTCTTTTACTGCTGCTCTGTAGTGCAGCTAATGCGCAGCCGCAGCAGGATCCGGCAGGATCAGCAATACTGATGCCGGATTACCGGGCGTTAATATCCCGTGCCGACCTGGTATATAGCCAACCTGCATCGCGCAGTGAAGCGGGGCAGCCTGTAGGCAATGGCCGCATGGGCAGCCTGGTCTGGACCACTCCTTCGCAGATTAAAATGCAGATCAACAGGGTGGACGTTTTTGGCAGTAATTCCAATTCCGATAATTTTTACGAGCGGAACACAGATTATTGTGGCGGAACCGGGTATGTAGACCTGGATTTTGAAGATGATGTATTTATCAAAGATCATTTTAAACAACAGCTTTCCTGCTATGATGCTCTTTCCACCGTTTCCGGCAGATCAGTAGCCGCAAAAGTGCTGGCCTGGAACGAGCAGGATGTTATGGCCGTGCAGGTAAAGGATGAGCGTACAGCCAACCGCGCTTTATTGGTGAATTTACGCATGTTGCGCATGCCGGTAACGCTGCGGGGAAATCATTCGGCCCTGTCAGCGCTGAAGATCATTGGAAAACATATTGTATTAACACAAACCTTTAAAGAAAACGATTATTACTGTAGCTCCGCAGTAGTGGTGGGCGCATCTGATGAAGCTGCTACAGCAGAAATCATGAATGATGCAGCCCTGCGTTTAAGAATTAATTCCGCCGGAATGGGATCCACCGTTTATATTGCCAGTGCGGCTTCCTTTGACTCTACCGAAGATGTAACAGCAAAGGCGATCCGTCAACTGGAAGCGGCTCAGCAAAAGGGCTTTGAAGCGCTTTATCAGTCAAACGCCCGGTGGTGGGCGGGTTTCTGGAAACAATCTTTTGTTCATATGACCAGCAGGGATGGCGTGGCAGATGAAATTGAAAAGAATTATACGTACTTTCTTTATGTGATGGCATCCAGCTCAAGAGGCAACTTCCCGGTTAAGTTCAATGGCATGCTATGGGCAACCGGCGGGGATGCGCGCCAGTGGGGCGGCGCGTTCTGGGGCGCTAATCAAAGTTGTTATTACGAGGCATTGTTTCCTGCCAACCACCTGGAATTAATGGAGCCGATGTTTAACATGTACACCCATGCGCTGCCCACATTTGAGCGGGCAGCACGGCAGCAGTGGGGCTCAAAAGGAGCCTATATTCCGGAAACAGTAGGCTTTGATGGTGTGCCCGCGCTGCCGGAGCCGATTGCTGCGGAAATGCGCGACCTGTATTTGTTAAAAAAGCCCTGGGCGTTACGATCCGCTGCATTTATGAACTATGCTTTTACCAAACAGCCCTTTCTGGCGCGCTGGAACTGGAAGCACACAGGTGAATGGAAAAACGGGCGCTGGGAATATGTAGAGCGTGGCGATGGCCCCTTTGGACCGGTGAATCATATTTTTTCAAGAGGAGCAAAAATAGCCTACCAGTACTGGCAGCAATATGAGTATACAAAAAACCTGGAATGGTTACGCAGCAGGGCTTACCCGCTGCTAAAGGGTGTGGCGGAGTTTTACAGGAATTTTCCAAATGTAAAAAAAGGAACCGATGGTCTGTATTCTATCAGTCATGTGAATGATAATGAATCCATCTGGGATGCTGAAAATCCCGTGGAAGAAATAGCGGCTATGAAGGGGCTTTTTCCGGTGGTTATAAAAGCCGCTGAATTATTAAATACGGATGCAGCAATGCGGCCGGTGTGGAAGGAGTTCCTGGAGCATCTTTCGCCCCTTCCTTCCTCAAAGGATGATCCCAACAGGCAGCAGGAACCGGAAGTTTGGGTGGGCGCCCGGAAATCAGTAAGCCCGGTGCGGGGTTACGCACAACGGCTGCCGGATGGGAATACGATGCCGGTTTGGTTTTTTGATTTGTGCAATAAAGGAGGTGACCCGCAACTGGTACGCATTGCCAATAATACGTTTAATGCTTATTTTAAGGAGCACAGCCCTGCAAATACCATTCCCCATATATTGTCCAAAATACCTGCAGCAGCGGCTGTATTAGGCCGGGCAGATGCTATAAAATACCTGTTGCCGAATATGTTAAAAGGCAATGAGCGGATTCATGTAATGGAAAACAGGATGGATCTGAGTGAAGGGTTTTATACAACCAATATTCAGCGTATCGGAAGAGTTGCAGATGCTTTACAGCAAAGCCTTTGCCAGAGCGCGCCTCCGGGTCCCGGAAAAGACCCTGTCATTGATGTTTTTGCGGCATGGCCGGAAGAGTGGGATGCGCAGTTTACCTTGTTATGTCGTGGTAACTTTTTAACAACCGCAGCTATAAAAGACCGTAAGGTAGCCTTTGTAGAACTGTTGTCAAAGTCCGGTGGTATTTGTAAGGTACGAAATCCGTGGCCGGGTACTAGGCTGGATATTTATAAGAACGGGAAACGCTGGCTCCGGTCAAAAGCAGCACAGTTGTCGTTGAACACACAGGAAGAAGACCGGATAGTACTGGTTCCAAAAGGCGCTTTGCCAAGCAGGTTGCCATCAAACCTGTTTTAA
- a CDS encoding RagB/SusD family nutrient uptake outer membrane protein, whose translation MFAYCSCNKDEFLNKQPTDKITNEVFWTSKNDAELAIAGCYSTLRTPAFAIDASSFSSLQMEGLSDNAYCNSTLDSYTDISRGVLTPTSGGIQSRVWTDAYKGIAACNWFLGNLYRVPDLTEADQARMKGEVYFLRSFFYNELTMLYGDVPFVTEQLGFGPDVFKIQKTPRAAIAKQILADLDTAAAGLPNTAYSTGHPVRASALALKARICLYNELWQEAADAAKTVITEGKSSLANSYQGIFWGEQDNNPEILFSIKASSPTIVHNLDLLYGSRFSMVPLHQLVDSYEMLDGSKPVAPVVPSFYDPNNRMRNDFYRNRDPRLKLTIFTPGDPWAYNPTIGFNNEAKFKAESPSVNNLGMRKYINLTVNDGSGGPSGSSQALVKLRYADVLLMYAEAMVELGGGTTSDPAALKAINDIRARPGIGMPPKTAPLTREMVRNERRVELAFEGLRYYDIKRWKIGKEVLNGVKDPGNVTRVFEDRFYYWPVPQSEVDMMGPDFQNPDYR comes from the coding sequence TTGTTTGCTTACTGTAGTTGCAATAAGGATGAATTTCTCAACAAACAACCTACCGATAAAATTACCAATGAAGTTTTCTGGACTTCCAAAAACGATGCAGAACTGGCAATTGCCGGCTGTTACAGTACATTGAGAACTCCTGCCTTTGCCATAGACGCCAGCTCATTCTCATCCCTGCAAATGGAAGGTCTTTCTGATAATGCCTATTGCAATTCCACACTGGATAGCTATACGGATATTTCACGGGGCGTGCTTACACCCACATCTGGCGGTATTCAGTCCCGTGTTTGGACAGATGCCTATAAAGGCATTGCTGCCTGTAACTGGTTTTTAGGAAACCTGTACCGGGTGCCTGATCTTACTGAAGCCGATCAGGCACGCATGAAGGGGGAGGTCTATTTTCTCCGTTCATTCTTTTATAATGAATTAACGATGCTGTATGGCGATGTTCCCTTTGTGACCGAACAGCTTGGCTTTGGGCCGGACGTTTTTAAAATACAAAAAACACCGCGGGCGGCTATTGCAAAACAGATCCTGGCAGACCTTGATACCGCAGCGGCCGGGCTTCCGAATACCGCCTATAGCACCGGGCATCCGGTAAGGGCCTCGGCATTGGCATTAAAGGCGCGTATCTGCCTGTATAATGAATTATGGCAGGAGGCTGCTGATGCGGCAAAAACAGTAATCACAGAAGGAAAGAGCTCACTGGCGAACAGCTACCAGGGTATTTTCTGGGGAGAACAGGATAATAACCCCGAAATATTATTTTCAATAAAAGCCAGCAGCCCGACGATTGTTCACAACCTGGATCTTTTATATGGTTCCCGGTTTTCCATGGTGCCTTTGCACCAGCTGGTAGACAGTTATGAAATGCTGGACGGCTCCAAACCGGTGGCGCCGGTCGTTCCATCGTTCTATGACCCCAATAACAGGATGCGGAATGATTTTTACAGGAACAGAGACCCCCGCCTGAAGCTGACCATCTTTACCCCGGGCGATCCCTGGGCGTATAATCCAACGATAGGGTTTAACAACGAGGCAAAATTCAAGGCAGAATCTCCTTCTGTTAATAATCTAGGTATGCGGAAATACATCAACCTTACGGTAAATGATGGTTCCGGTGGCCCTTCCGGCAGCTCCCAGGCCCTTGTAAAGCTTCGCTACGCTGATGTATTGCTGATGTATGCAGAAGCGATGGTAGAGCTGGGCGGTGGCACAACCAGCGATCCGGCTGCATTAAAGGCCATTAATGATATCCGGGCACGACCGGGTATTGGCATGCCTCCGAAAACTGCGCCGCTTACGCGGGAGATGGTACGTAATGAAAGAAGGGTGGAGCTGGCTTTTGAAGGACTGCGTTATTACGACATCAAACGATGGAAAATTGGCAAAGAAGTGCTGAACGGGGTAAAAGACCCGGGGAATGTGACCCGCGTGTTTGAAGACCGCTTTTATTACTGGCCGGTGCCTCAATCAGAGGTAGATATGATGGGGCCTGATTTTCAAAATCCTGATTACCGCTAA
- a CDS encoding SusC/RagA family TonB-linked outer membrane protein, which translates to MKLIVFIILFSSSQAIAINTYSQEKINLSRNNTSLLSILEEIEGRYSYRFVYSDSVALSSRKIDILARDASIGYVMQQLLDQTGYSYKMMPDNLIVIIGTNPGTASISVKGHITDDLGAAIAGVNIVEKGTTNGTVSDNSGNFTIRVKDEEAVLVFSSVGYVTREVAVKGLASDIVLERSDKKMDEVVVVGYGTQKKVNLTGAVSTIAGPELVKRPAANTALLLQGKVPGLQVVQNSAQPGMENASIQIHGVGTFSEAGNNPLVLIDGIQGSLTNINPNMIENISVLKDAASAAIYGVQAANGVILITTKAGSKGRLNVDYSYNWGIQKPLGVPKLIWNSVEFMELSNEGINRTGQNTSKLYSQEQIDAYRNGNGSPQYPNTDWTKLMFKNAPMQQHFLSVNGGEGKTTYNFGLGYLNQDGILIKTGYKKYNALFNFRTQMSRVVTFGSNLSFMQGDRMDPYSNSENLILSIYAQHPLWSPYLPDGSGHVTSKAYDFETTNQNAYAVMQTSKDYNKAYGISAISYVDVNIAKGLKAQVKGGVTYNTDKQTRQNIPLPTYLFQPDANGVYNPQQNYLGTYITLTKTQEEDVHYTFYSTLNYDRVFNGVHHLTLLGGYSQENFRYEQLAGFRRDFPSDKLLSLNAGGTDAQTTNGYDYEWALQSFFGRVNYAYDNRYLLELSIRDDGSSRFRTGRRWGLFPSVSAGWRISQEQFMKGISWISDLKLRGSWGRLGNQNIGNYPYQNLLDYGTYVYDKVTTGVVSRALADADISWETTTAAGIGLDFSLFNNRLSGTYDYFIKNTSDILRAAQVPAFVGMTAPTINSGSMQNKGSEFSLTYRQKFGEVELSVGGNYYTYKNKVTKLGAEEIQNNKLRREGLPWNSWYMWQWIGVFQNQEQIDASPKQQYTPKPGDLIYADVSGPDGTPDGKVDAYDRVVIPGQYPEFNYGFNIGLAYKGFDLTVFFQGVEGIKVYTDQWGYGAFRQWSPPPTFWRDRWTPEHPTNQLPGMYVDQYLPVTAASSFWLQDASYLRLKNVALGYNFNTGLLKKIKVQNLRVYFSGDNVLTFSRFIGDPERVITDNTSGRFAIYPQASVYTFGIKATF; encoded by the coding sequence ATGAAACTTATCGTTTTTATTATCCTGTTCAGCAGCAGCCAGGCAATAGCCATCAATACTTATTCACAGGAGAAAATAAATTTAAGCCGTAATAATACATCGCTCCTTTCCATATTAGAGGAAATTGAGGGCCGGTATTCCTACCGGTTTGTATACAGCGATAGTGTTGCCCTGAGCAGCCGGAAAATTGATATCCTGGCCCGGGACGCATCCATCGGTTATGTGATGCAGCAATTACTGGATCAAACCGGGTATTCCTATAAAATGATGCCGGACAATCTGATTGTGATCATTGGCACCAATCCGGGCACGGCCAGCATTTCCGTTAAAGGGCATATCACAGACGATCTGGGTGCCGCTATAGCTGGGGTCAATATTGTAGAGAAGGGCACCACCAATGGTACCGTATCTGATAATAGCGGCAATTTTACCATCCGGGTAAAAGATGAAGAAGCTGTGCTGGTTTTTTCCAGCGTTGGGTATGTGACCAGGGAGGTAGCTGTAAAAGGGCTTGCTTCAGATATTGTGCTGGAACGCTCAGATAAAAAGATGGATGAAGTGGTTGTAGTGGGATATGGCACACAGAAAAAGGTAAATCTTACAGGGGCCGTGTCTACTATTGCAGGGCCGGAACTGGTGAAAAGACCGGCCGCTAATACGGCCCTGCTGTTGCAGGGCAAGGTGCCGGGGCTTCAGGTGGTGCAGAATTCGGCACAGCCGGGTATGGAGAATGCTTCTATACAGATTCATGGTGTGGGAACTTTTAGCGAGGCCGGCAATAACCCGCTGGTGCTGATCGATGGCATACAGGGATCGCTCACAAATATCAATCCCAATATGATTGAGAATATCTCCGTATTGAAAGATGCGGCTTCAGCGGCTATATACGGCGTTCAGGCGGCTAACGGGGTAATATTGATAACGACTAAGGCGGGTTCAAAGGGCCGGCTGAATGTTGATTATTCGTACAACTGGGGTATTCAGAAACCGTTAGGCGTGCCAAAATTGATCTGGAACTCCGTAGAGTTTATGGAGCTGAGCAATGAAGGGATCAACCGTACGGGGCAAAATACCAGTAAGCTGTATTCACAGGAACAGATCGATGCTTACCGGAATGGAAACGGCTCACCGCAATACCCGAATACAGACTGGACAAAGCTGATGTTTAAAAATGCTCCCATGCAGCAACACTTTCTCAGTGTAAACGGGGGAGAAGGAAAAACCACATACAACTTCGGATTAGGCTATTTAAACCAGGATGGTATTCTTATAAAAACGGGCTATAAGAAATATAACGCCCTTTTCAATTTTAGAACGCAGATGAGCCGCGTGGTAACCTTCGGAAGCAACCTGAGTTTTATGCAGGGCGACCGGATGGACCCCTATAGTAATTCGGAAAACCTGATCCTGAGCATTTATGCACAGCATCCTTTATGGAGCCCTTATTTGCCGGATGGCAGCGGGCACGTAACCAGTAAAGCATATGATTTTGAAACAACCAACCAGAACGCTTATGCGGTAATGCAAACCAGTAAGGACTATAATAAGGCATACGGCATATCTGCGATCAGCTATGTGGATGTAAATATTGCCAAAGGGCTAAAAGCCCAGGTAAAAGGCGGTGTAACCTATAATACGGATAAGCAGACCCGCCAGAACATTCCCCTGCCAACCTACCTGTTCCAGCCCGATGCCAATGGGGTATATAACCCGCAACAAAATTACCTGGGTACCTATATTACCTTAACAAAAACGCAGGAAGAAGATGTGCATTACACCTTTTATTCCACGCTCAACTATGACCGGGTATTTAACGGCGTTCATCACCTGACTTTGCTTGGAGGATACAGTCAGGAAAATTTCCGGTATGAGCAGCTGGCCGGTTTTAGAAGAGATTTTCCATCAGATAAATTATTATCCCTGAATGCCGGGGGCACTGATGCTCAAACGACAAATGGTTACGATTATGAATGGGCGTTACAATCGTTTTTTGGCCGTGTGAATTATGCCTATGATAACCGCTATTTATTAGAGCTCAGCATCAGGGATGATGGCTCCTCCCGGTTCCGTACCGGCCGGCGCTGGGGGCTGTTCCCTTCTGTTTCCGCAGGCTGGCGTATTTCACAGGAGCAGTTTATGAAAGGCATCAGCTGGATCAGTGATTTAAAATTGCGGGGTTCCTGGGGCCGGTTAGGAAACCAGAACATTGGGAACTATCCTTATCAGAACCTGCTGGATTATGGCACCTATGTTTACGATAAAGTAACAACAGGAGTGGTGAGCAGGGCATTGGCCGATGCAGATATTTCCTGGGAAACCACAACTGCTGCAGGCATTGGTCTTGATTTTTCATTATTCAATAACAGGCTTTCAGGTACCTATGATTATTTTATAAAGAATACGAGCGACATCCTGCGTGCGGCGCAGGTACCGGCTTTTGTGGGTATGACGGCTCCTACCATTAATTCGGGCAGTATGCAAAACAAGGGGTCAGAGTTTAGTTTGACCTACCGCCAGAAATTTGGAGAAGTGGAGCTTTCCGTTGGCGGTAATTATTACACCTATAAAAATAAGGTGACCAAACTGGGTGCGGAAGAGATACAGAATAATAAATTAAGAAGGGAAGGGTTGCCCTGGAACTCCTGGTATATGTGGCAGTGGATTGGCGTTTTTCAAAACCAGGAGCAGATCGATGCTTCACCAAAGCAGCAGTACACGCCCAAACCCGGTGACCTGATCTATGCAGATGTAAGCGGCCCGGATGGCACACCCGATGGAAAAGTGGATGCGTATGACCGTGTGGTCATACCTGGTCAGTATCCTGAATTTAATTATGGGTTTAATATAGGGCTTGCGTATAAAGGATTTGATCTTACCGTATTTTTCCAGGGCGTAGAGGGTATTAAAGTATATACGGATCAATGGGGCTATGGCGCGTTCCGCCAATGGTCGCCCCCGCCCACTTTCTGGCGTGATCGCTGGACGCCGGAGCACCCCACCAACCAGCTGCCGGGTATGTATGTAGACCAGTATTTGCCTGTTACGGCGGCTTCCTCTTTCTGGCTGCAGGATGCTTCCTACTTAAGACTGAAGAACGTGGCGCTGGGCTATAACTTTAATACGGGGCTGCTGAAAAAGATAAAAGTTCAGAATTTAAGGGTTTATTTTTCCGGTGATAATGTTTTAACCTTTTCCAGATTTATCGGAGACCCGGAACGGGTAATTACTGATAATACAAGCGGGCGCTTTGCCATTTATCCGCAGGCAAGCGTATATACATTTGGAATAAAGGCCACCTTTTAA
- a CDS encoding FecR family protein, whose product MEKSRFIELVRKKEGGEISLLELKELNDAVADTPLYASILKRLQSLSEDQPLFNKQDHREVNDALKRLNERIFAAPVKKRVHVLKRLLVAAAVLLLLGMGVLGIWYSAGRTKESSSLNEIATEKGSKTTITLPDGSRVWINAATRLTYDHSFGEKTRSVFLTGEAYFEVAKDKQHPFIVHTATADVRAVGTSFNVRSYPGEGISETTLLTGIVDVFLKKGTGEKIRLKPMEKLLVKNEQYPQSSGAEEGAPEIAVIKIIQDSTQDALPETAWIKNRLIFKQMKLRDIARELERCYNSEVIIRDSALLDRRLSGSFRQESLEAILETFKLAAGINYKIEGGKVQLFQ is encoded by the coding sequence ATGGAAAAGTCACGGTTTATTGAATTGGTAAGAAAGAAAGAAGGTGGAGAAATATCACTTCTGGAATTAAAGGAGCTCAATGATGCCGTTGCTGATACGCCGCTGTATGCTTCCATATTAAAAAGATTGCAGTCTTTGTCAGAAGATCAGCCGCTTTTTAATAAACAGGATCACCGGGAGGTAAATGATGCGCTGAAGCGGCTGAACGAAAGGATCTTTGCTGCGCCTGTTAAGAAACGGGTGCACGTGTTAAAGCGCCTGTTGGTGGCTGCCGCTGTTTTATTATTACTGGGGATGGGTGTGTTGGGCATTTGGTATTCAGCAGGCAGAACAAAGGAAAGCAGTTCTTTAAATGAAATAGCTACTGAAAAAGGGTCTAAAACCACCATTACCCTGCCGGATGGAAGCCGCGTATGGATCAATGCCGCTACCCGGCTTACTTATGATCATTCTTTTGGAGAAAAGACCCGATCCGTATTCCTTACCGGTGAAGCTTATTTTGAGGTGGCTAAAGACAAACAACATCCTTTTATAGTACATACCGCAACCGCGGATGTAAGGGCAGTAGGTACCTCGTTTAATGTGCGCTCCTATCCCGGTGAGGGAATTTCGGAAACTACGTTGCTGACCGGGATTGTGGATGTGTTCCTGAAAAAGGGAACCGGTGAAAAGATACGGTTAAAGCCAATGGAAAAGCTCCTGGTCAAAAATGAGCAGTACCCTCAGTCATCCGGAGCTGAAGAAGGGGCTCCTGAAATAGCGGTTATAAAAATTATACAGGATTCCACGCAGGATGCCTTGCCCGAAACAGCATGGATAAAAAACAGGCTGATCTTTAAACAGATGAAATTAAGGGATATTGCCCGGGAGCTTGAGCGTTGTTATAACAGCGAAGTGATCATCAGGGATTCGGCATTACTGGATCGCAGGTTGAGCGGAAGCTTCAGGCAGGAAAGCCTGGAAGCCATACTGGAAACGTTTAAACTGGCCGCCGGCATCAACTATAAAATTGAAGGCGGCAAAGTGCAATTATTTCAATAA
- a CDS encoding DUF5696 domain-containing protein, translating to MMKHFFRAFSGRFKVPALYLSLLWWLLPCYMQAQQEGTAVYTNTIFGAPEVTVARNGSVWTITGKKQIVRFNEKDFLIHIKAGPEQWQLFPSQPGDLVIEKDQKEVKLRLSDATVKHTEYFNTGYSVGIKLTAGGWKGSGLKLFFTMALEGPSEELVFTTAAEEKGEGVQRIDWPAALEASAVDYTLLSNIRGVLLPRNWPKAYHPIRTSEKDGTITSTDRSEVESNVIESWSMSWWGFQKGAAAMMVIVETPDDAAYQFHHPAGGPTVIGPRWQESLGKLRYPRTARFCFFDKGNYVSMAKRYRQYAIESGLFVPLKNKVAIQPEVGALIGTPIVRSGILTNYNPEGARWNRDPDSRHSVVSFDEKAREFRRWKDAGLKKLMVVLTGWPKLGYDRQHPDVLPPAPEAGGWQGMRRLSDTLRSLGYLLGLHDQYRDYYTDAPSFDTQFAIHEASADRPPSVFPGTRFGDSKQGVIPYMDYWDGGKMSYLNGRLMLGHMKKNYQWLFDHQIQPQASYLDVFGYVPPDEDFNPQNRLTRTGALNERKKLYLWAKAHLGIVGTETACDWTVPYVDFSSPLRARNGITVPLWDLVYHDALLTTYNPDDLYGLLNAGLPQFGRNTKVDAASLALIERMSRLNKRLAFTEMTNHEFLNTDFTRERTTFEDGTTVTIDWNKKSVIINPEIK from the coding sequence ATGATGAAGCATTTTTTCAGGGCTTTTTCCGGGCGCTTTAAAGTACCCGCCCTTTATCTTTCTCTTCTGTGGTGGTTGCTGCCCTGCTATATGCAGGCGCAGCAGGAAGGGACTGCCGTATACACCAATACCATTTTTGGCGCGCCGGAAGTGACCGTTGCCCGGAACGGGTCAGTTTGGACAATTACCGGAAAAAAACAAATAGTGCGTTTTAATGAAAAAGATTTTTTAATACACATAAAAGCAGGGCCGGAGCAATGGCAGTTATTCCCATCGCAGCCGGGTGACCTGGTAATAGAAAAAGATCAGAAAGAAGTAAAACTGCGATTGTCTGATGCAACGGTTAAGCACACGGAATATTTTAATACCGGTTACAGCGTGGGCATTAAGCTTACTGCAGGCGGCTGGAAGGGCTCCGGTTTAAAGTTATTCTTTACAATGGCGCTGGAAGGCCCATCAGAAGAGCTGGTTTTTACAACAGCTGCCGAAGAAAAAGGCGAAGGGGTGCAGCGTATCGACTGGCCGGCAGCACTGGAGGCATCAGCGGTTGACTATACCTTGCTGAGCAATATAAGGGGAGTGTTATTGCCCCGCAACTGGCCAAAAGCCTATCACCCGATCCGTACATCGGAAAAGGACGGAACGATTACATCAACAGACAGGAGCGAAGTAGAAAGCAATGTGATTGAATCCTGGTCAATGTCCTGGTGGGGGTTTCAAAAAGGAGCCGCTGCAATGATGGTCATTGTAGAAACGCCCGATGATGCGGCATACCAGTTTCACCATCCTGCCGGTGGGCCTACTGTGATCGGGCCGCGGTGGCAGGAAAGCCTGGGAAAATTGCGTTATCCACGCACTGCCCGGTTTTGTTTTTTTGACAAGGGAAATTATGTTTCAATGGCAAAACGTTACCGGCAGTATGCCATAGAATCCGGGTTATTTGTGCCGCTCAAAAATAAGGTAGCTATACAACCTGAAGTAGGTGCCCTTATTGGTACGCCCATTGTGCGTTCCGGCATTTTAACCAATTACAATCCGGAGGGAGCACGCTGGAACCGCGATCCGGATAGCCGGCACAGTGTAGTAAGCTTTGATGAAAAGGCCCGTGAGTTTCGCCGCTGGAAAGATGCCGGCCTGAAAAAATTAATGGTTGTATTAACAGGATGGCCAAAGCTGGGTTACGACCGGCAGCACCCGGATGTATTGCCGCCCGCTCCGGAAGCTGGCGGCTGGCAGGGAATGCGCCGGTTGAGCGATACGCTCCGGTCGCTGGGATACCTTTTAGGATTGCACGATCAATACCGGGATTATTATACGGATGCCCCCTCATTTGATACGCAGTTTGCAATTCATGAGGCCAGTGCTGACCGGCCGCCATCAGTATTTCCCGGTACGCGTTTTGGCGATTCAAAGCAGGGCGTTATTCCTTACATGGATTATTGGGATGGTGGTAAAATGAGTTATCTGAATGGCCGTTTGATGCTGGGGCATATGAAAAAAAACTACCAGTGGTTGTTTGATCACCAGATACAACCACAGGCTTCTTACCTGGATGTTTTCGGCTATGTGCCGCCGGATGAGGATTTTAATCCGCAGAACCGGCTGACCCGGACAGGCGCATTGAACGAACGGAAAAAACTGTATTTATGGGCCAAAGCCCATTTGGGTATTGTGGGTACTGAAACGGCCTGCGACTGGACAGTGCCTTATGTTGATTTTTCATCCCCGCTCAGGGCCCGTAACGGCATTACTGTGCCCTTGTGGGACCTGGTATATCATGATGCCCTTTTAACCACTTACAACCCGGATGATCTTTATGGGTTGCTGAATGCCGGGCTTCCGCAGTTTGGCCGCAATACAAAGGTGGATGCTGCCTCACTGGCGCTTATTGAACGGATGAGCCGGCTAAACAAGCGGCTGGCATTTACAGAAATGACCAACCATGAGTTTTTAAATACGGATTTTACCCGGGAACGGACAACCTTTGAGGATGGCACAACCGTAACGATAGACTGGAATAAAAAGTCCGTTATCATCAATCCCGAAATAAAATAA